The sequence ATGGATCACCTGTCCACACAATGCCGGGTACACCCGCGGaccaaccaaaattggtccaagtggtcagggggtgcatgtggccaacaaagtttgggccggaccaaatttagtcaggccggaccaattttggatgccaaaaatggtccggccggattaaacttggtcaaccaaatttgttccggccggaccagttttggtatccaacatcggtccggccggaccgattttaccCGGACCGATATTTCTGTGACAGGGCCTGCATTATTTATTAACGCAAAGAGctaaataatttaaaatgaatGCACGTGCTTAATGCTATATGGTTGCTACAGTGTATGTACCCCATATTGGTAATCAATTAGTTAGTATGAGAACACATGTGCTAAACTTTATTAAGAATTTTCAGTGGTCATCTTTGGGAGCGTGTCAATGTTTGCACTGCATATACATGTGTTCAAGCATATAGGTATGATAATATCTAAGCTTTAAGTGGTTTTACTATAGAGAGAGAGACGTCTTATTTTGTTAACACAATTACAACGTAAGTACTAGGGGTCTAGACTCAGAGGTATCATGCATATCACATATATTTTTGACTGCTTGAATAcatttgaccagtttctggaaacctcagaagcCCTGTATGATAATATCTATGCTTTGGCTAGGGAGACATCTTATTTTGCTAAGTAAGACAATTACAACATAAGTGCAGGAGTCTAGACTCATGCATATCATATACTGTATCATAACCAcatatcaaaataattatatttttgatggcttgaatacacttgaccggtttctggaaacctcagaaagcCCCGTATGATAATATCTatgcctcaagtagtttgactTTGTGGTAATTAATGTGTATCCTGCACCTCATGATCAGTGTCACCATATTAATTGTTCCTTACCACATCTCCTTTTTCCCTCCTACTATTCAACATTTTaattagggctaaaacgaatataccgaatattcgaattcgTATTCGACTCGACTTCGTTCGAAGGAATTATTGAATTCGAAACATCGAAATTACAGTAAAGATGGCAGACACTAGTAATGAGGAATCTTTGTCAGTTTCTACAACTTCAACAACATCAGACACTGGACTAGAgatgcaccgataatcggattggtgaTCGCGAGGGTGATCAGATCGGTTGCCGATATGCCTTCCATATTCAGTAATAATGGGCACAAACGCTCTATGAATCGATTAGTTTGCATGGCCAGCTatgaaaagcctttttgctcactacaaacaaacagaaagcctctctacactattctataaaacgctaagttacgagaagccatatgacgACGTGTGTGAGTACTGCTATTAGTgataaaatattcttacccagaacagtagctgttagctgcactttaagaataaaaaTCTGCACTACAGGAAAACTAAAGTGATCACCTGTGTATAACAGCCATCTtggtaactaatcaaaacacggagtaatccggacaaaggagcatgtattaaaatatttgcggtgcctaattgtctgggttgtgtaatagaggccacaccaccataggtagttgtgcaatatagtaaagttacatcacttctcctttctcaatgctacaaatcattagaatatacatcatgcagtagctacacctgtagttctatttgatttacgaatatacaataatttaatcagtatataatcagtatcagctcttttaggtacAAATTAATCAGATATcaatacaactgaaaaatccttatcggtacacctctcaTAGCTACATCATCAGACACTTTTACTTCATTTCAAAAGCTGCCTACTGTATCAatttttaatgatgttttacaattgaatacaaataataagaaataacacatgtacactgtataagagcattacactatatatagaatattctattattcattcttgactaaaaatattcgttctctttcatttagaatattcgttttagccctaattTTAATGACACATGTACAGCAAGTGTATAAACACTataataattgtaattagctgATTCGGCTCTCCACCAATGCAGTTCAGTGGAGATAGCAGGATGCTCTGATGGTTGCAACTTTCTGCTCCCTCAAATAGCCAGCACAGCAGAATGTAATAAAGAAAATGAGATGGCACAATGCATCCAGGAGAGTGTCTGGTGGTAGGAGGTACCATGCTTCTGGGATACAAGATCAGCAAGATGGTTGTAGCTTCTTTTCCCAAGCCACCAGAAGTGGGGGAAAGATTCACATTCAACATTGCGTGCCTGCTAAGCCTACTATTCAACAATGCATTTTTATTTAATCACGAGGTCTCATGCAGTAGGGTGAGTAGGCTAGCCCTTTCACCGAATCATCCTATAACTTAAATCCACAAGTCTATACACACGCACGGATACAATTAGTATTAACTGGTATGTTTCTCACGTACATGTTATAAAAATTTGATCATTAGAAATGGAGCCACAGTGTTTTGTTTCGCAAAAATTAATTTGATATTAATATGCGGAGATTATACCGCGGATTAGGCCActctaaataaattctctgtttcccgtcctggactcaagcatatttgcatgcgggcgggcggtccattttcattttcattataagattggcaagccattatttacctggcacaaccataaaaaagctgcataaaagcatgcttaagcttttaagttgcaaaaataacacaagcgTGATTCACGCTTGTGTTATTTTGAAGTGTGGgccaacttgatagcactgctgacacgtgagctgacaccgTTTCGAGATGacttactgagcctgtcagtgtgcaagaataaccggaaaataatggaagtttttagagctgacagtaaccagatgcgggcggtgaacgggaaacagagaatttatttggttaTACTGAgagtttatttatttttatacaTTAGTAGCTAGTTTACGAATTATTGAGTTGTGAAAAGGCGTACTCAGAGTCAGAGACGTACTCTGGCTGATCTGTTTCTGCGACCATCAGATGGAAAAGAAAACTTCTTGTTTTCTTAGTAGTAAGCATAAAGTGATTGTGATGTGTATTATTGTAGAGTGCTGGTGTGACTGTTGGCTCGATCAGTGCTATAGCTGGAGCTAGCTACTCCTGTACTCTCGCGTGGTCTAGGGAAAAGTGGTCTCAGTGACCACGCGAGACAAAACTAGCTGGCTAATAAGCTTTGCAACTTCGGCCCTCAGAGTCACCGTGACGGCTCATCCTGCGGCTATCTGTTTATGTTATCACATATGAATCACAGGTCACCACCAGTTGCGGTGCAAGCCGGAATTAGAAGACCTAGTACTTTACTCTGAGAAAATATCTACTTGCTGGAAACAGCTAGCTCAGGAACTGTCACTACCTCCAGACACAGTGGACACCATTGACATCAACCATGATGAGGTCATCAACAAGTGCTATGACATGTTCAAGATGTGGTTGAGGATGACAAGTGACACTTGTTGGTGTCACATAGTCAATGCCTTGAGGAAAGTGAGGTTGTATGAGGCTGCCGAAGGGATTGAAACCAAGCTAGGTTTGTTCCCAAATAATAGCTACATTGCTACAATACATGCAGCATTTAAAAAGTGTCTGTGTGCAACAAATAATCCTTCCATGTTTTCCAATTCATTTCACCTATATAGTTCCAGTCTTTTAATCATGCCCTGAGGCATTGATGTTTCTGCCTACTTAATAGATTGTGTGCCCCATGCTGACAAAATAAAAATATCCGTGGTCACCCAATTGTCTGACATGGCCACAAGTTAATTTAGTGGTAACCACAGTTGATAGATCATCCCACATGTTTCTTGTTGTTCTCAAGTATACAATTAATGAATTTCATGTAATGCATGTTTTAGCCCTATGTAATTTAAGATGGTTAATCACTGCTGTTAATGGCTTGACATAACTCCCTATTATGGTTAGTACCAAGGGTAGTGAAGGCAGTAGGCATGGAAATGGTACATTGCTAGAAAATAGTTTAGGAAATCTGTCTCAGGTATAGGCATAGCCCATTTaaaatatataccttacccccACACTCAGAAAAATCTTGTTCACTACACATCTAGAGCTTTTGGCTGGCCAATGCTGCCGTGTACTCTCATTGCATGCATGAGTGCACACACAGCTAGCTATCTTTCAAAAATACTATCTCAGTGCATGCGGGGCCCACCAGTGTCTGTTAGCTATATACTTTAAACTCTGCTATGTAATTTTCGTCACATCACCCTTATCCAATCTCCGCCCCTGACCTGTTAAAAGTATGTAATTATGAACTATACTGTATTCGATCAACCTGTTTTCTGGAgaaatatagctacataaaatgATTTTCTGACATACACATCAGTATGCATACTTACTACATGGTTTGTTGATGCAGCTGGTCGATCAAACAGACTCACATGGGGATGGGGACAGAGCAATGATGATGCACACTTGGAAGAAAAAAAGCCATCGAATTTTAATGTAGAACCACACAATGTCACTGCTGTTCAAATTGACAATGATTTGGAGTCGAAAGTAGTCATCAATGCTTCTAACCAGGTAAAAATCAAGCCCctaatgtacatatacatggcTGTATTTCTTACTCATACAGAATGATCAGTTAGTTTCATCATATGGTATTGGTCCTGGTAGTAACATGGAGTCAGGTAGGTTATGTAATACAGGCTGGTGATGAGTTAACTTGCACAAAATGAATAACTGCATGGCTGAGCAAATACCAGTCGTTTTTACACATTCCTCAATTCCATTCTGTTATCTATGAAAAGGCAAGTCTGATGGTGTAgtggttttattgatttgagtttTGTTTCAGTGAATATCAAAGCAAGTAAAATGCGAGTAAATATTTTTACATTGCGTATTTTTTACCCAGTTTAGTTAAaacaaattttgaaaatggtcgGTTTTCACTCAATGAGTCACAATTATAAGGTTAGATTACCTCGCTTATCTGACCTCCCATTGTAGTACTTGCAGGTGGTCTGCACTGCAGACAATGTTCATGACATTTTACCCTTAACTGGTTATTTGTCACCCAAACAGACTCTTGACTTTTAGGCTTGTGATAAACTTTTTAACCTCTGCATGTGCATATCTTGCATGTGCATATCTTGCATGTGCACAATATTTTTGAATCAATAGTTATTAGTATATTTTCATACATTTTGCTCTCATATAGGTGGCTGGTTGCATTTACTTCAAGATAATCTCAAAAGGTGGTATCAAGGGATGAAGTACAATAAATGTGTTGCTGACAAAATCATGTGGTCCACATTTCCAATCTTCCCCTGTATTGGTTATCAGTGTGTGTTACATGACTCCTTGCAGCCATCACAGTTACCTTATAAAACATACACTTCTTGCCTGAAAACTCTCCAGAATCTCCAGGACTTATTTGATCCCTTGAACAGTGCTTCACAAGAAAGTAATCCTGACGAATATGGACCGAGGAGTATTTTGGTTGAAGGACATTGTGGGGTTGGCAAGACAACACTCTGTATGGAAATGTGTGTGCAGTGGGCTGAGGGTCATCTCTTTACACCTGAAGAACTGGtattactactgtcactacatgATCCCAGTGTTCATGAAATAACTTCAGATCTTCAACTGGCAGAATACTTCACAAAATCTGCCAATATGCAAGTACGTTTAGTAGAGTACTTAGAAAATTGCGAACGTGCTGGAGTAACAATTGTTATTGATGGCTATGATCTACTTAGTTCAGAATTTCAAGAAAGTTGCTATTTGAAGGAACTGATTGAGCAAAGGAAGCTCCCAAAAGCAAAAGTAATTGTCACATCCAAACCATTTGCAAGTATTAATTTTCACTACCTTGTAGACAGAAGGATTGAATTATTTGAACTAGAGACATCACATAGAAATAAACTCATTGCTATAGCTTTAAAGGATTTTCCATCATCCTATGAACGTCTACAGAAACATTTGTATCAGTACCCCAACATGGACAGATTATCCCACATGCCGAGATACATGGCCATCCTTATGTTCCTGTGTCTGCAGCATCCAGGCTGCCTGCCCTCCACTGCCAGTGACATGCTAAAACTCTTTCTGCTTTACATTATTAACCATCAGCTAAAAGCCACTGAAAATATTGATGAAATTAGTGATCTTCCACAATTTGCTCAAGAGGCCTTTAAAAAATTAGACCAATTTGCATTTACAGCCCTAAGAGAAAGCAAAGAGGTGTTCTTAGAGTCAGAGTTACCTGAAATATGCAGGGATGATGTCACGTGTTATGGTCTGGTGCATTCTGTGCAATCTTGCAATTCAGCAGGACAAATGAAGGTTGTTGACCAAGATTTACTGGTGTATCTTGCTGCTAGAAATGTTGCTGTTATGCCTAACAATGAAATGGCAGATTGTTTCAGAGTATCTCTACCCACCCTCTTAGAGTCATACCACTCCAGTACTCCCGTTGGCTTGAGTACCAAACTTCATAGAATGTGGAGTTTAGTTTTTGAGATGTCACAACTCTCTAACATGCTTTTTTCTGCAGAATCTTTGTTTGCCAATACTGGCACATGTGCTAGTATATCAGAATTTATTGGTGACTTGTATACACATTCTGATAGCGGTCAAGCCCAAGAATTTAAAATTGGCAATGGCCTACAAATTCACGCACGTGGCTTTACTACCATGGAAACTGAAGCAGAGAGATTATTGAAACAGGCCAAAGAAGAGCCTTTCACAAGCTGTCTCTGTCTATTCCAATATTTCCAAGGGCTTTATGAATTTGATGAGGTTATGTCTCATACATTTAACAGTGGTGTTCTTGACTTTAGCAATAAATGTCTCCTTCCATACCAAGTGGAATTGATAGCTGCACTCTTGGCATCTCTCGAGACCGTAAATGGATTGCTTCTATCCGGTTGTCACATTGGTGATTATGGAGTGTATTTATTCTGTCAGTATTTGTACGTCCGTGATCTAAGCTTTAATACTGTTGATCTTTGTGGCAATAATCTTACTGCAGCTTCTTCATCTCTTATTAGCGATCTCATTAATCATCTTAATCCACACTCATTGGTACTGTGTTTCAATAATATGTCTGACATTGGTATCGAGGACGTTGGTGCTGCTATTGTTAACAACAAGAATGTAAAAGTACTAGACATTTCAGGCAATGGGATCACAATAAAAGGGACACAGGCTATATCTGGGATGATCATGATCTTGGAAGTACTGGACATCAGCAATAGTGACTTTGGTGATGATGGAGCAAGTGTTTTATCCAAAGCACTAAGTCGTACTACTACATTAAAGACTTTAGCTATCAAACAATGTAACATTAGTGAAGCTGGGACTATTGCAATTGCAACTGCCTTAACTTGCAACTGTTCATTAACTGTTTTGTTGATGAATGGTAATGCCATTGGAAACCTTGGGGCTTCAAAACTATCATTTGCACTTTGCCACAACTCTACGCTAAAGGAACTTTCACTAACTGGAGACCAAACAATAGACTATGCTGCAGCTTCTGAGTTACTACTAGCTGTGTTATATGAGAACAACACTTTATCAGATCTTGATCTCCCTGAAGAAGTGAACAGTCAAGAATTGTTATATAGAGAAGTTGAAACATTTTTCGACGATAGACCCAGAGCTAGGCCCCTAAATTTGTCCTTCTGGTAGACCATGTACTCAATTTCACACCGCAATATtacagttagctagctatcattTTAACTACAGCTATAGCTGTTCAGTTCTATAGCAGCCATGCCAGTGCATGCAAACCGGAACACTACCTATAATATTTAATGTACGTAGTTAGTTATAGCTGTACAGCCTATGCAATTTTGATATTAATTTGTTGTTCAGTTCTGTTTTGTGGCAGCTAGCCCACTGCATatggacctgtgagaaggcttaaaacCTGTGAATAAAGGAAGTCGAAACGTAAATGaaatgtgaagaatgcagaaagaaaatcccagacccagtggtgacttacCCCCTCGAATCTCCCGCAACATGCAATGGTTCGCATAATTTTTAAATCCTCTAATAAAGCGGTCGGCCGCGTTTCATTCCGTAAGCTCCGGATATGACAGATCTCTATTTAATACCTACCCTATTTTCTATGTAACGTAGAAGCAGTATGGCGGAGGAAAGTGAAGACACTACCGACTTTACAATTACTGAGATGGAAGGTGAGACTTGTTGTACAGATATATATATAGCGGATCAGGGTCCACGTGGTAGTACAGTGACAATGTAACGCCCAgttcaagggggtgtcacgtaggtacgcgctgtagggagatctgcgaccgcggtcaaagtcttgactggcCGAAATTTCGCtctgacctgtgactaagaggctttttcgacctttgaccAGTGACTTAGCaacgatatttcagcacttttcgattgtgggttggaagcttttacccttgaccgttgaattggcacgattttggtggccttgacctttgacttagactttgactgtggtcgcagatctacctacaatgagtgcctgtgtgtcacccccttgcagGTTTCATTACCCAAACCCGTCCCCAAAGTAGGCATGTGTAGGTAACTATATTTAATTAATAATGGTAGGGGACTTGTAACTCGgaaaggtatatattatctatgctcgGAAGTTGGCCCAGGGGTCAGTTTAGTTAGGCATTCCAGAccgattttaaaattttggaaaaactggctttttatatgctcaatagatagagtattgattgttgatctcagaaatatatagtttgttgggttggaattagcttctttggcatgcacagtgcttaaaaactgaaaaaaaggtacattttttctccgggcctccccatacattttacaggggaaaatggcacaattgaatcaggaagccatctagcaatctggactatcttgaaactgcagttgcttctagctgcaagtttgtacatgtaatgagagtaacttcaggtcttcttggatctcagcgatctttgtatgctttgtggtgagcaaatatgtttcacctactgcacacttctcaatacaatggtgtatacccataggcaagtggctatctcaagttggtaaaaacatcaaattagcaacttataaaggtaaacaactatagtggaggtgccacaatgatgcaacaatacctaaggtggggttgtagtttcaattatggcattgttatgccaactttgaagtggtttatacttttgagctgatgacacagccatcagaaaattgctctggagctgaaaatcgctaacccgagtgaagtaactacgcactttaaagtaagcaccagtgactaccttccacccgacagtacgtttttaaaagttttaaagtattctacatacattacaaggcttgaaaagattacaaaacaacacaaaacttacttatatgtaacgcgcacgacaaaactaagattttcatgatgatcagcgtgtagacaaaccccacagcgattttcatcttcattggagctcggacgacggagcaatcccaagttaaacacgagttgtcattttgtgccagggttctattggggaatatacggagaatttttttatttaaaaatctcggatactggaatgcctagtttagtctggcgccgcccgccccttcgcataaagtaagggtctggtgaaatacagatactaaatcatttctagcgcccagattcggcgctagtcAATTAGtacatgccaatgacgttcacacagaaatcgccttggcaacacaatgcttttgttcgaattgaagtgcaatcatctgacgtaacaagcattacgtgcgctgtctaattgaattccttttgaaatgattaggtatttgtatttcaccagacccttactttttgcgaaggggcgggcagCGCCAGACTAGGGTCAGT comes from Dysidea avara chromosome 4, odDysAvar1.4, whole genome shotgun sequence and encodes:
- the LOC136252307 gene encoding protein NLRC3-like, which gives rise to MEKKTSCFLSSHHQLRCKPELEDLVLYSEKISTCWKQLAQELSLPPDTVDTIDINHDEVINKCYDMFKMWLRMTSDTCWCHIVNALRKVRLYEAAEGIETKLAGRSNRLTWGWGQSNDDAHLEEKKPSNFNVEPHNVTAVQIDNDLESKVVINASNQNDQLVSSYGIGPGSNMESGGWLHLLQDNLKRWYQGMKYNKCVADKIMWSTFPIFPCIGYQCVLHDSLQPSQLPYKTYTSCLKTLQNLQDLFDPLNSASQESNPDEYGPRSILVEGHCGVGKTTLCMEMCVQWAEGHLFTPEELVLLLSLHDPSVHEITSDLQLAEYFTKSANMQVRLVEYLENCERAGVTIVIDGYDLLSSEFQESCYLKELIEQRKLPKAKVIVTSKPFASINFHYLVDRRIELFELETSHRNKLIAIALKDFPSSYERLQKHLYQYPNMDRLSHMPRYMAILMFLCLQHPGCLPSTASDMLKLFLLYIINHQLKATENIDEISDLPQFAQEAFKKLDQFAFTALRESKEVFLESELPEICRDDVTCYGLVHSVQSCNSAGQMKVVDQDLLVYLAARNVAVMPNNEMADCFRVSLPTLLESYHSSTPVGLSTKLHRMWSLVFEMSQLSNMLFSAESLFANTGTCASISEFIGDLYTHSDSGQAQEFKIGNGLQIHARGFTTMETEAERLLKQAKEEPFTSCLCLFQYFQGLYEFDEVMSHTFNSGVLDFSNKCLLPYQVELIAALLASLETVNGLLLSGCHIGDYGVYLFCQYLYVRDLSFNTVDLCGNNLTAASSSLISDLINHLNPHSLVLCFNNMSDIGIEDVGAAIVNNKNVKVLDISGNGITIKGTQAISGMIMILEVLDISNSDFGDDGASVLSKALSRTTTLKTLAIKQCNISEAGTIAIATALTCNCSLTVLLMNGNAIGNLGASKLSFALCHNSTLKELSLTGDQTIDYAAASELLLAVLYENNTLSDLDLPEEVNSQELLYREVETFFDDRPRARPLNLSFW